In one Catenulispora sp. EB89 genomic region, the following are encoded:
- a CDS encoding alpha/beta fold hydrolase, translating to MARVTVDKENHLPVDIHYEDRGSGRPVVLIHGWPLSVGQWEFQIPELLAAGHRVVAYDVRGFGASAKPRGGYDPDTLAADLHMLLEHLDLREATLVGFSSGACTAVRYLSRFGNQRVARLALVSAAGPYLRRTDAHPEGFLEDAKLREYQRCLTDDRVSFLHRFATRFFEVSRTSAARPVMPQPLHTRVVMLAAAASHRGAIQTLGQAATTDFRNDLRAITVPTLVVHGEADAVLPVEATGALIAEAVSDSRLVRMQGAPHGLIVTRAAEFNRELLAFLEG from the coding sequence ATGGCGCGGGTGACGGTCGACAAGGAGAACCACCTTCCCGTCGACATCCACTACGAGGACCGGGGCTCCGGCCGGCCGGTCGTGCTGATCCACGGCTGGCCGCTGTCGGTCGGGCAGTGGGAGTTCCAGATCCCCGAGCTGCTGGCGGCCGGGCACCGGGTGGTGGCCTACGACGTCCGCGGCTTCGGGGCCTCGGCCAAGCCGCGCGGCGGCTACGACCCGGACACCCTGGCCGCCGATCTGCACATGCTGCTGGAGCACCTGGACCTGCGGGAGGCCACGCTGGTCGGGTTCTCCTCCGGGGCCTGCACCGCGGTGCGGTACCTGAGCCGCTTCGGGAACCAGCGCGTGGCACGGCTGGCGCTGGTCTCGGCCGCGGGGCCCTATCTGCGCCGCACCGACGCGCACCCCGAGGGGTTCCTGGAGGACGCCAAGCTGCGCGAGTACCAGCGCTGCCTGACCGATGACCGGGTCAGCTTCCTGCACCGCTTCGCGACCAGGTTCTTCGAGGTCAGCCGCACCTCCGCGGCCCGCCCGGTGATGCCGCAGCCGCTGCACACCCGGGTGGTCATGCTCGCCGCCGCGGCCTCGCACCGCGGCGCGATCCAGACCCTGGGCCAGGCGGCGACCACCGACTTCCGCAACGACCTGCGCGCCATCACCGTACCGACGCTGGTCGTGCACGGCGAGGCGGACGCCGTCCTGCCGGTGGAGGCCACCGGCGCACTCATCGCCGAGGCGGTCTCCGACTCCCGGCTGGTGCGGATGCAAGGTGCGCCGCACGGATTGATCGTCACCCGCGCCGCCGAGTTCAATCGCGAACTGTTGGCGTTCCTGGAGGGGTGA
- the ligD gene encoding non-homologous end-joining DNA ligase — translation MGSAEAHVEAGGRSVRISSPDKLLFPDAGVTKLDLATYYATVADGLFRGLARRPVALNRFPDGLGGKSFFTKSAPKGFPDWASTARVTFPSGRTGDEVCVTEPATVLWTVQMGTLELHAWPVRDDDTDHPDELRIDLDPQPGTDFAEAVEVARQAQALFEELGIRPFVKTSGGRGLHLLVRIEPRWTFVEARRAVIALARELERRRPELVTTSWWKEERGERIFIDFNQMARDRMTVAPYSTRARPDAPVSMPVRWADLGDVAPGDFTVQTVPDLLAKNGDANAEIDDVAHSLDALLEMADRDEKDRGLGDLPYPPDFPKMPGEPKRVQPSKARNDQEEGS, via the coding sequence ATGGGTTCTGCCGAAGCGCACGTGGAAGCCGGGGGTCGCAGTGTCCGGATCTCCTCACCGGACAAGCTGCTTTTCCCCGATGCCGGCGTCACCAAACTCGACCTCGCCACGTACTACGCGACCGTCGCCGACGGTCTGTTCCGCGGCCTGGCCAGGCGCCCGGTCGCGCTGAACCGCTTCCCGGACGGCCTGGGCGGCAAGTCGTTCTTCACCAAGTCCGCGCCGAAGGGGTTCCCGGACTGGGCCTCGACCGCCCGGGTCACCTTCCCCAGCGGCCGCACCGGCGACGAGGTGTGCGTCACCGAGCCGGCCACCGTGCTGTGGACGGTGCAGATGGGCACGCTGGAGCTGCACGCCTGGCCGGTCCGCGACGACGACACCGACCACCCCGACGAGCTGCGCATCGACCTGGACCCGCAGCCCGGCACCGACTTCGCCGAGGCGGTGGAGGTCGCGCGCCAGGCGCAGGCGCTGTTCGAGGAGCTCGGCATCCGGCCGTTCGTGAAGACCTCCGGCGGCCGCGGCCTGCACCTGCTGGTCCGCATCGAACCGCGCTGGACGTTCGTCGAGGCGCGCCGCGCGGTGATCGCCCTGGCCCGCGAGCTGGAGCGGCGCCGCCCGGAGCTGGTGACCACGTCGTGGTGGAAGGAGGAGCGCGGCGAGCGCATCTTCATCGACTTCAACCAGATGGCCCGCGACCGGATGACCGTCGCCCCCTACTCCACGCGGGCCCGGCCGGACGCCCCGGTGTCGATGCCGGTGCGCTGGGCCGACCTCGGCGACGTGGCGCCCGGGGACTTCACGGTGCAGACCGTCCCGGACCTGCTGGCCAAGAACGGCGACGCCAACGCCGAGATCGACGACGTCGCGCACAGCCTGGACGCGCTGCTGGAGATGGCCGACCGCGACGAGAAGGACCGGGGCCTGGGCGACCTGCCGTACCCGCCGGACTTCCCGAAGATGCCCGGGGAGCCCAAGCGCGTGCAGCCCTCCAAGGCCCGCAACGACCAGGAAGAAGGGAGCTGA
- a CDS encoding ATP-dependent DNA ligase translates to MAGKSDDAAQPALDLPVLPPVEPMLSKSAAKVPTGDYLYEPKWDGYRCIVFRDGDHVVLGSRGGKELSRYFPELVESLKAALPAKCVVDGEIVVVVDHRLDFDRLSDRIHPAASRVKLLAERTPASFIGFDLLALGDRDLTGQPFTARRSALLESVSEHEHVHVTRATDDPKLATTWFQRFEGAGLDGVVAKPAQGPYTPGERSMVKIKHERTADVVVAGYRLHKTGPIVGSLMLGLYGEDGVLNYVGGSSAFTMARRKELIDELAPYVAAEGEPHPWLDAAGEGDGDAAGADGDDAHRRPGTLNRWNAGKDVSFIALRPELVCEVHYDQLQGDRFRHNGRFVRWRPDRDPKSCSYDQLDVPTAYDLADVFG, encoded by the coding sequence ATGGCCGGCAAGTCCGACGACGCCGCCCAGCCCGCCCTCGACCTGCCCGTGCTGCCCCCGGTCGAACCGATGCTGTCCAAGTCCGCGGCCAAGGTCCCCACTGGCGACTACCTCTACGAGCCGAAATGGGACGGCTACCGCTGCATCGTCTTCCGCGACGGCGACCACGTCGTCCTCGGCAGCCGCGGCGGCAAGGAGCTGAGCCGGTACTTCCCGGAGCTGGTCGAGTCGCTGAAAGCGGCGCTGCCGGCCAAGTGCGTCGTGGACGGCGAGATCGTGGTCGTCGTGGACCACCGGCTGGACTTCGACCGGCTCAGCGACCGCATCCACCCCGCGGCCTCCCGCGTGAAGCTGCTCGCCGAGCGCACCCCGGCCTCCTTCATCGGCTTCGACCTGCTGGCGCTGGGTGACCGCGACCTGACCGGCCAGCCGTTCACCGCCCGCCGCTCCGCGCTCCTGGAATCGGTGTCAGAGCACGAACACGTGCACGTCACCCGCGCCACCGACGACCCCAAGCTGGCCACGACCTGGTTCCAGCGCTTCGAGGGCGCGGGCCTGGACGGCGTGGTCGCCAAGCCGGCGCAGGGTCCTTACACGCCCGGTGAGCGCAGCATGGTGAAGATCAAGCACGAGCGCACCGCGGACGTGGTCGTCGCCGGCTACCGGCTGCACAAGACCGGCCCGATCGTCGGATCCCTGATGCTCGGGCTGTACGGCGAGGACGGCGTGCTCAACTACGTCGGCGGATCCAGCGCCTTCACCATGGCGCGCCGCAAGGAGCTGATCGATGAGCTCGCGCCGTACGTGGCGGCCGAGGGCGAGCCGCATCCGTGGCTCGACGCCGCGGGCGAAGGCGACGGCGACGCCGCGGGCGCCGACGGCGACGACGCGCACCGCCGCCCCGGCACCCTGAACCGCTGGAACGCGGGCAAGGACGTGTCGTTCATCGCGCTGCGTCCCGAACTGGTCTGCGAGGTGCACTACGACCAGCTGCAGGGCGACCGGTTCCGGCACAACGGGCGTTTCGTGCGCTGGCGGCCGGACCGCGACCCGAAGTCGTGCTCGTACGACCAGCTGGACGTGCCGACCGCCTACGACCTCGCGGACGTCTTCGGCTAG
- a CDS encoding metallophosphoesterase produces MRDGPLLLAASDLHVGHEKNRRLVAELRPRTPGDWLLVAGDVGEFFADIEWALRLLSERFEQVIWAPGNHELWTPKQDPVQARGQRRYDYLVEMCRGLGVATPEDPYLRWEGENGPLTIAPLFVLYDYSWRPPGAATREDALKEAYETGVVCTDEFLLDPHPHTDRAAWCRERVTLTEKRLAECDPDAPLVLVNHFPLVRTPTDVLRYPVFAQWCGTDLTADWHIRFPTAAVVYGHLHIPRETVYDGVPFLEASLGYPREWGKRGGDPVILKEVFRSVAK; encoded by the coding sequence GTGCGCGATGGCCCCCTCCTGCTAGCAGCAAGCGACCTGCATGTCGGTCACGAGAAGAACCGTCGTCTGGTGGCGGAGCTGCGGCCCCGCACACCGGGGGACTGGCTGCTCGTCGCCGGCGACGTCGGCGAGTTCTTCGCGGACATCGAGTGGGCGCTGCGGCTCCTGTCCGAACGCTTCGAGCAGGTGATCTGGGCCCCGGGCAACCACGAGCTGTGGACGCCGAAGCAGGACCCGGTCCAGGCCCGCGGCCAGCGGCGCTACGACTACCTCGTCGAGATGTGCCGCGGCCTGGGAGTGGCGACCCCGGAGGACCCGTACCTGCGCTGGGAAGGGGAGAACGGGCCCCTGACCATCGCCCCGCTGTTCGTGCTCTACGACTACAGCTGGCGTCCGCCGGGAGCGGCGACCCGCGAGGACGCGCTGAAGGAGGCGTACGAAACCGGCGTGGTGTGCACGGACGAGTTCCTGCTCGACCCGCACCCCCACACCGACCGCGCCGCCTGGTGCCGCGAACGCGTGACCCTGACCGAGAAGCGGCTCGCGGAGTGCGACCCGGACGCGCCCCTGGTGCTGGTGAACCACTTCCCGCTGGTGCGCACCCCGACCGACGTGCTCCGGTACCCGGTGTTCGCGCAGTGGTGCGGCACCGACCTGACAGCGGACTGGCACATCCGCTTCCCGACGGCGGCCGTCGTCTACGGCCACCTGCACATCCCGCGCGAGACGGTCTACGACGGCGTGCCGTTCTTGGAGGCCTCGTTGGGGTATCCGCGGGAGTGGGGCAAGCGGGGCGGGGATCCGGTGATTTTGAAGGAAGTCTTCCGGTCTGTGGCGAAGTAG
- a CDS encoding alpha/beta fold hydrolase, which produces MSYADVNGISMYYQEHGDAPVTEDNPALVLLHGGLQSSDDFATILPALSATRRVITADLQGHARTADVDRPIRVETLGDDVAALIKHLGLGRADVLGYSFGAGTALRCAIQHPDVVHRLVVVSFPFRQDGFFEEVRAQQRQMSPQSAEFMKQTPIWDLYQRTAPRPQDFGQLVGKMGDWLKQPFDYSEEIRAIQVPTQLVFADADMYSMQHIADFWALLGGGLHDAGWDGAGRPAGHRLAVLPNATHYNVLASPGLVGVVDGFLAG; this is translated from the coding sequence ATGAGCTACGCCGACGTCAACGGCATCTCGATGTACTACCAGGAGCACGGGGACGCCCCGGTCACCGAGGACAACCCGGCGCTGGTGCTGCTGCACGGCGGCCTGCAGAGCTCCGACGACTTCGCCACGATCCTCCCGGCGCTGTCGGCGACCCGCCGCGTCATCACCGCCGACCTGCAGGGCCACGCGCGCACCGCGGACGTGGACCGCCCGATCCGCGTGGAGACGCTCGGCGACGACGTGGCCGCCCTGATCAAGCACCTGGGTCTGGGCCGGGCGGACGTGCTGGGCTACTCCTTCGGCGCCGGCACCGCACTCCGCTGCGCGATCCAGCACCCGGACGTGGTGCACAGGCTGGTCGTGGTGTCGTTCCCGTTCCGCCAGGACGGCTTCTTCGAGGAGGTCCGCGCCCAGCAGCGCCAGATGTCGCCGCAGTCGGCGGAGTTCATGAAGCAGACCCCGATATGGGACCTCTACCAGCGCACCGCGCCGCGCCCGCAGGACTTCGGGCAGCTGGTCGGCAAGATGGGCGACTGGCTGAAGCAGCCCTTCGACTACTCCGAGGAGATCCGCGCGATCCAGGTGCCGACGCAGCTGGTGTTCGCCGACGCCGACATGTACTCGATGCAGCACATCGCCGACTTCTGGGCCCTGCTCGGCGGCGGCCTGCACGACGCGGGGTGGGACGGCGCGGGGCGGCCGGCGGGGCACCGACTGGCGGTGCTGCCGAACGCGACGCACTACAACGTGTTGGCTTCGCCGGGGTTGGTGGGCGTGGTCGACGGGTTCTTGGCGGGGTGA
- a CDS encoding LysR family transcriptional regulator, translating into MELRQLEYFVAVAEELHFGRAADRLHIGQPAVSQQLRRLERELGAELFDRSPRHVRLTPAGEALLPQARDVLAAVARARAAVAEASGSRPAPLRIGTSSGLGERLELVLDELLRLAPDLPVELVMAGPTPERLDRVADGSLDAAFVRGAVPDEGRGLRVVPLWRDEVVAAVPARHPIADAPHATFADLAPLGLRLTERRNNPALVDLIVGAFHAAGCEPTSSKPYTRLGDTLAAIGADGTSYTVMYAARADQIRNRRVAFLPFEPPGLGLMTHLVVSRSRPTPHFSLLMQACDTAADDQES; encoded by the coding sequence ATGGAACTGCGCCAGCTCGAGTACTTCGTCGCCGTCGCCGAGGAGCTGCACTTCGGCCGGGCCGCCGACCGGCTGCACATCGGCCAGCCGGCCGTCAGCCAGCAGCTGCGGCGCCTGGAGCGCGAGCTCGGCGCGGAGCTGTTCGACCGCTCCCCGCGCCACGTCCGGCTCACGCCGGCCGGCGAAGCGCTCCTGCCGCAGGCCCGCGACGTGCTGGCGGCCGTGGCCCGGGCCCGCGCCGCGGTAGCCGAGGCGTCCGGCTCCCGCCCCGCGCCGCTGCGTATCGGCACCAGCTCCGGCCTGGGGGAGCGGCTGGAGCTGGTGCTGGACGAGCTGCTGCGGCTGGCCCCGGACCTGCCGGTCGAGCTGGTGATGGCCGGCCCGACGCCCGAGCGCCTGGACCGGGTCGCCGACGGCAGCCTGGACGCCGCCTTCGTCCGCGGCGCGGTGCCCGACGAGGGCCGCGGCCTGCGGGTGGTGCCGTTGTGGCGGGACGAGGTGGTCGCCGCGGTGCCGGCCCGGCACCCGATCGCGGACGCCCCGCACGCGACGTTCGCCGACCTCGCCCCGCTCGGTCTGCGCCTGACCGAGCGCCGCAACAACCCGGCGCTGGTCGACCTCATCGTCGGCGCCTTTCACGCGGCCGGCTGCGAACCGACGTCGTCGAAGCCTTACACGCGCCTTGGCGACACCCTGGCCGCGATCGGTGCCGACGGCACCAGCTACACCGTCATGTACGCCGCGCGCGCCGACCAGATCCGCAACCGCCGCGTCGCCTTCCTGCCGTTCGAGCCGCCGGGGCTCGGGCTGATGACGCACCTGGTGGTCAGCCGGTCGCGGCCCACGCCGCATTTCAGTCTCCTGATGCAGGCCTGCGACACCGCGGCCGACGATCAGGAATCGTGA
- a CDS encoding 4-oxalocrotonate tautomerase family protein: MPNITIQQMPKTVEQKRELAARITDVLVDVYKAPAETVHVWFQEVTTEDYAAGGQLVADKLAKK, encoded by the coding sequence ATGCCGAACATCACCATCCAGCAGATGCCCAAGACCGTCGAGCAGAAGCGCGAACTGGCCGCCCGCATCACCGACGTGCTGGTCGACGTCTACAAGGCCCCGGCCGAGACCGTCCACGTCTGGTTCCAGGAGGTCACCACCGAGGACTACGCCGCCGGCGGCCAGCTGGTCGCCGACAAGCTCGCGAAGAAGTAG
- a CDS encoding M55 family metallopeptidase, whose amino-acid sequence MRIYISADMEGITGLVDADDVQPGGRDYERGRLAMTEDVNAAVRGAVRGGATEIVVNDAHGPMRNLMVDTLHPAARLIRGKPKTMGMIEGLTGAHDALVCVGYHARAGAHGVLSHSFMGHEIEDMWLDERATGEIGLVHACAAALGVPLIALTGDDAACAEATDWDAAVATTPVKYVRSRFAAELRPQNEARIAIEENVARALVEKRAGTGAPGDATSTLVVRWQSSAVAETLLGIPGVTAVDPRTVRAVGTPPDLFRQFGVWMRVATALTNQPPYC is encoded by the coding sequence ATGCGGATCTACATCAGCGCGGACATGGAGGGGATCACCGGGCTCGTCGACGCCGACGACGTCCAGCCCGGCGGCCGCGACTACGAGCGCGGGCGGCTGGCGATGACCGAGGACGTCAACGCCGCCGTCCGCGGCGCGGTCCGGGGCGGCGCCACCGAGATCGTGGTGAACGACGCCCACGGCCCCATGCGCAACCTGATGGTCGACACCCTGCACCCCGCCGCCCGCCTGATCCGCGGCAAGCCCAAGACCATGGGCATGATCGAAGGCCTCACCGGCGCCCACGACGCCCTGGTCTGCGTCGGCTACCACGCCCGCGCCGGCGCCCACGGCGTCCTGAGCCACAGCTTCATGGGCCACGAGATCGAGGACATGTGGCTCGACGAGCGCGCCACCGGCGAGATCGGCCTGGTCCACGCCTGCGCCGCGGCCCTGGGCGTCCCGCTCATCGCCCTCACCGGCGACGACGCCGCCTGCGCCGAGGCCACCGACTGGGACGCCGCCGTCGCCACCACCCCGGTGAAGTACGTCCGAAGCCGCTTCGCCGCCGAACTGCGCCCGCAGAACGAAGCCCGCATCGCCATCGAGGAGAACGTCGCCAGGGCCCTCGTCGAGAAACGCGCCGGGACCGGAGCACCCGGCGACGCCACCTCGACCCTCGTCGTGCGCTGGCAGTCCTCGGCGGTGGCCGAGACACTGCTCGGCATCCCCGGCGTGACCGCGGTCGACCCGCGCACGGTGCGGGCCGTCGGCACGCCGCCGGACCTGTTTCGGCAGTTCGGGGTCTGGATGCGCGTCGCCACCGCGCTGACGAATCAGCCTCCTTACTGCTGA
- a CDS encoding class I SAM-dependent methyltransferase has translation MDATQSPELNPHIAEYYSERYEEADRLSVNAFGRLERERTKQLLLRELPPAPARILDVGGGPGVYAAWLAHLGYDVTLIDPVARHCEQAAEYGTFTVQTGDARALQAPDASADAVLLLGPLYHLIEPDDRARALREADRVVRPGGLIAAAFIGRQTPILDLAAKRKINDDALYALLGTLDQHGVNDPESGFTVAHFHSVEQIRQDFRAADLAEPRLFGIEGPLFPLIASGLVEDDPEAFEAALRAARLADDHPELLAAGGHLLAVTHRAL, from the coding sequence ATGGACGCGACACAGAGCCCTGAGCTGAACCCACACATCGCCGAGTACTACAGCGAGCGCTACGAAGAAGCCGACCGCCTGTCGGTCAACGCCTTCGGACGCCTGGAACGCGAACGCACCAAGCAACTCCTCTTGCGGGAGCTGCCACCGGCGCCCGCACGCATCCTGGACGTCGGCGGCGGACCCGGCGTCTACGCGGCCTGGCTGGCGCACCTCGGCTACGACGTCACGCTCATCGACCCCGTCGCCCGGCATTGCGAGCAGGCCGCCGAGTACGGCACGTTCACCGTCCAGACCGGCGACGCCCGCGCCCTGCAAGCCCCGGACGCCTCAGCCGACGCCGTCCTGCTGCTCGGCCCGCTCTACCACCTCATCGAACCCGACGACCGCGCCCGCGCCCTGCGCGAAGCCGACCGGGTGGTGCGCCCCGGCGGCCTGATCGCCGCCGCGTTCATCGGCCGCCAGACGCCGATCCTGGACCTGGCCGCGAAGCGCAAGATCAACGACGACGCCCTCTACGCCCTGCTCGGCACGCTGGACCAGCACGGCGTGAACGACCCCGAGAGCGGCTTCACCGTGGCCCACTTCCACAGCGTCGAGCAGATCCGGCAGGACTTCCGGGCCGCCGACCTGGCCGAACCCAGGCTCTTCGGCATCGAGGGCCCGCTGTTCCCGCTCATCGCCAGCGGCCTGGTCGAGGACGATCCGGAGGCCTTCGAGGCGGCTCTGCGCGCGGCCCGGCTCGCCGACGACCATCCGGAACTGCTCGCCGCCGGCGGCCACCTGCTCGCGGTGACGCACCGGGCACTCTGA
- a CDS encoding helix-turn-helix transcriptional regulator, with the protein MDGRDEFRDFLTSRRARITPDQAGLPAYGGSHRRVPGLRREEVALLAGVSVEYYTRLERGNARGVSESVLDNLARALQLDDAERAHLFDLARAASSGGSQVRRAAKQQVRPIVQRILDGMENFPAHVRNGRFESLAVNRMGRALLAPVYEGRQPPVNVARFVFLDPRAEEFYGDWERTANDTVAALRSEAGRNPYDKALTDLIGELSTRSEFFRTRWAAHNVRFHNAGVKVFHHPVVGELRLAYESLELTDGSGLATSVYSAEPGTPSEEKMALLASWAATVEQEQGQTSQQDARPAV; encoded by the coding sequence ATGGACGGCCGAGACGAGTTCCGTGACTTCCTCACCTCCCGGCGCGCGCGGATCACCCCCGACCAGGCCGGCCTGCCCGCCTACGGCGGCAGCCACCGGCGGGTCCCGGGCCTGCGGCGCGAGGAGGTGGCGCTGCTGGCCGGGGTAAGCGTCGAGTACTACACCCGGCTGGAGCGCGGCAACGCGCGCGGCGTCTCGGAGAGCGTGCTGGACAACCTGGCGCGCGCCCTCCAGCTGGACGACGCCGAGCGGGCCCACCTGTTCGACCTGGCGCGTGCCGCCAGTTCCGGCGGCTCGCAGGTGCGCCGCGCGGCCAAGCAGCAGGTCCGTCCGATCGTGCAGCGCATCTTGGACGGGATGGAGAACTTCCCCGCGCACGTGCGCAACGGCCGCTTCGAATCGTTGGCGGTCAACCGGATGGGCCGGGCGTTGCTGGCGCCGGTCTACGAGGGGCGCCAGCCGCCGGTGAACGTCGCGAGGTTCGTGTTCCTGGACCCGCGCGCCGAGGAGTTCTACGGCGACTGGGAGCGGACGGCGAACGACACGGTCGCCGCCCTGCGCTCGGAGGCCGGGCGCAACCCGTATGACAAGGCTCTGACAGACCTGATCGGCGAGCTGTCGACGCGCAGCGAGTTCTTCCGGACTCGGTGGGCCGCGCACAACGTGCGGTTCCACAACGCCGGGGTGAAGGTCTTCCACCATCCGGTGGTCGGCGAGCTGCGGCTGGCGTACGAGTCGCTGGAGCTGACCGACGGCAGCGGCCTGGCGACGAGCGTCTACAGCGCCGAGCCCGGGACGCCGTCGGAGGAGAAGATGGCGCTGTTGGCGAGTTGGGCGGCGACCGTCGAGCAGGAGCAGGGGCAGACATCCCAGCAGGACGCACGTCCGGCGGTCTGA